From Stigmatopora nigra isolate UIUO_SnigA chromosome 5, RoL_Snig_1.1, whole genome shotgun sequence, a single genomic window includes:
- the lrrc52 gene encoding leucine-rich repeat-containing protein 52 gives MRVPRRPGAHSLRFLSLLVFVMGVAPSPALTAGCPDRCVCDDQLVVQCAGRELTQFPSDLPLATRQLIISNNRIGDLPALQLNYLSDLVYLDCSNNSLTEISESTFGNLRKLAYLDLSFNALLQIEERTFGPLASLVMLRLTDNPGLGEIHSDAFAENPALQVLDVSRNNLTALNISGLIGLPALRSLGLSGNPWRCDCDTEDLCLWVQIESFKFQDEGQTVCHSPAELAGQHLGEVGMQLRADCHQGLGYWDYLFFVAIGFIIFSAGTVSAWVMGVLMVLYDRYSKRKSEELDSEDNDAKGGSLGKQGNGDVGKPGVQV, from the exons ATGCGTGTCCCCCGCCGGCCCGGCGCCCACTCCTTGCGGTTCCTGTCCCTCTTGGTCTTCGTGATGGGGGTGGCACCTTCGCCGGCTCTGACGGCCGGCTGCCCCGACAG GTGCGTGTGCGACGACCAGCTGGTGGTCCAGTGCGCCGGGCGGGAGCTGACCCAGTTCCCCTCTGATCTTCCACTGGCTACGCGGCAGCTCATCATCTCCAACAACCGCATCGGGGACCTACCGGCATTGCAGCTCAATTACTTATCCGACTTGGTTTACCTGGACTGCAGCAACAACTCTCTGACGGAGATCTCAGAGTCCACCTTCGGGAACCTGCGCAAACTGGCCTACCTGGACCTGTCCTTCAACGCCCTGCTGCAAATCGAGGAGCGGACTTTCGGGCCCCTGGCGTCCCTGGTCATGCTGCGGCTGACGGACAACCCGGGTCTCGGGGAGATCCACTCCGACGCCTTTGCCGAGAACCCGGCCCTACAGGTCCTGGACGTGAGTCGGAACAACCTGACAGCCCTCAACATCAGCGGTTTGATCGGACTGCCGGCCCTCCGCTCGCTGGGACTCAGCGGGAACCCGTGGAGGTGCGACTGCGACACCGAAGACCTCTGCCTTTGGGTCCAGATCGAGAGCTTCAAGTTCCAAG ATGAGGGCCAAACAGTATGCCACAGCCCGGCCGAGTTGGCCGGTCAGCATCTGGGCGAGGTGGGAATGCAGCTGCGGGCGGACTGCCACCAGGGCCTGGGCTACTGGGACTACCTCTTCTTCGTGGCTATCGGTTTCATCATCTTCTCGGCGGGCACGGTGTCGGCGTGGGTGATGGGCGTGCTCATGGTGCTGTATGACCGATACAGCAAACGCAAAAGCGAGGAGCTGGACAGCGAAGACAACGACGCCAAGGGGGGCAGCCTGGGCAAGCAGGGAAACGGAGACGTGGGCAAACCCGGCGTGCAGGTTTGA
- the echdc2 gene encoding enoyl-CoA hydratase domain-containing protein 2, mitochondrial, with the protein MPSLLLRGLSWSALACRVGARAPMAGDGKRCYSKAGDGELEVELKRLPDEDEGIVEVLMCRHKARNALGHVFVSQMRELVSMMATDLTVRVLLFRSLVPGVFCAGADLKERALMNNQESDVFVHGLRSLMTQIALLPMPTIAAIDGVAVGGGLELALACDLRTAACSAQMGLIEATRGLLPGAGGSQRLPRAVGMALAKELIFTGRRVGGKAAAEMGLVNRAVQQDGTGEAAYVEALGLAREILPQAPIAVRLAKEAMIRGMEVDITSAMAIERMCYAQVIPTRDRREGMAAFIEKRPPRYIGE; encoded by the exons ATGCCGTCGCTTCTTCTCCGCGGCTTGTCATGGTCGGCGCTCGCCTGTCGTGTGGGAGCCCGGGCACCGATGGCCGGAGACGGCAAACGATGCTACTCGAAGGCCGGAGATGGTGAACTGGAGGTGGAACTGAAGAGGCTGCCCGACGAGGACGAAG GCATTGTGGAGGTGCTCATGTGCAGACACAAGGCCCGGAACGCTTTGGGTCATGTATTTGTGTCACAG ATGAGGGAGCTGGTTTCCATGATGGCCACGGATTTGACAGTGCGTGTGCTTCTCTTCAGGAGTTTGGTTCCTGGGGTTTTCTGTGCAG GTGCTGACCTAAAAGAAAGGGCTTTGATGAACAACCAGGAGTCGGATGTGTTTGTCCACGGCCTGCGATCCCTCATGACCCAGATAG CCTTGTTGCCCATGCCGACCATAGCGGCCATTGACGGTGTGGCTGTGGGTGGCGGCTTGGAGTTGGCATTGGCCTGTGATCTGCGCACCGCCG CGTGTTCTGCACAGATGGGCCTGATTGAGGCGACGCGAGGGCTGCTCCCGGGGGCCG GGGGAAGTCAACGACTGCCTCGCGCTGTGGGTATGGCTCTGGCCAAGGAGCTTATCTTCACAG GGAGGCGCGTGGGAGGAAAGGCGGCTGCCGAGATGGGTTTGGTGAACAGAGCGGTACAGCAGGACGGGACGGGAGAGGCGGCGTACGTGGAAGCACTTGGCCTGGCCAGAGAGATCCTGCCCCAG GCGCCCATTGCTGTGCGGCTGGCCAAAGAAGCAATGATCCGAGGCATGGAG GTTGACATCACCTCAGCAATGGCAATAGAGAGGATGTGTTACGCCCAG GTCATCCCGACACGGGACAGGCGGGAGGGAATGGCCGCCTTCATAGAGAAAAGACCTCCGCGATACATTGGTGAATAA